From the Aquirufa lenticrescens genome, the window GTTAGAACCATCTGGATCTCCAATAATCTCTGAAGATGGAATTCCGTCTGGATGTGGGGCACGAAGACCACCGTCAAACCACGTTAATTTCACTGGAGAATTATTCTTCTTCGATGGACCATAATGTAACGTCACCATCGAGCTAGGAGGACATCCTTGTGGAATGTATTCCGGTGTCCAATCTTGCAAGAAGACAGAACCTACAGAACATTCTACGTCGATCGCGTCGCGGATACCTAATACTTTGAATGGAGGGTCTAATAAGTGACATCCCATATCGCCTAAGGCACCTGTACCATAATCCCACCAGCCTCTCCATTTGAATGGAAGTAAAGCTGGGTTATATTCTCTGTATTTTGCTGGTCCTAACCAAAGATCCCAATCTAACTCTGCAGGCGCTGGTGTTCCAGCAGCAGGATAAGGAATTCCTTGTGGCCAAACTGGACGGTTCGTCCAAACATACACTTCTTTTACTTTTCCGATCGCACCGCCATCGAACCATTCCATCATTTGACGCACACCGTCACCTGAGGAACCTTGGTTACCCATTTGGGTTACGACTTGCATCTCACGTGCTTTCTCGCCTAATAGACGCGCCTCGTAGATATCGTGTGTCAAAGGTTTTTGAACATATACGTGTTTCTTACGACGCATCGCCTCCATCGCAATGGTAGCGTGGGTATGGTCTGGCGTAGAAACGATGACCGCATCTACGTTGCTACCTTCTTTATCTAAGGCAGCGCGGAAATCGCGGTAGTAGTTTGCCTTTGGAAGGTCTTTCTTGATTCTAACGATTTGGCGATCATCTACATCGACGATTGCGACGATGTTTTCTGCCCCCTTGTTATAGGAATTCATGATGTCGCTGTAGCCTTTTCCGCCACCACCGACACCCATGATGTTTAATTTGTCTGAAGGAGCAGTGTAACCCTTGCCTAGCACGTGGCGAGGTACAATATAGAAACTGGCTGCGGCTAATCCGGCTTTTTGCAGGAAGTTCCGTCTGGAAGTGTTACTCATAGTTGATAGGTTTTAATGATTGGATGTAAGTTTGTAAAAAAATAGTACAAAACAAAAAAAGGGGTCAGCTTTCGCTAACCCCTCTCAGTATAGAACAGGTGAATGTTACTATTCAGCTTTCTTAGATTTTTTTTCTAATTTTTTGATCGCTTGTTCTCTTTCAGCACCTTCCATTTGCTCTTTTAAAGCAGATAAAGCACCGATATCGCCCATAGTCGATTTCTCAGCTGTTACATTGGCAGGCTTGTCAGCAGATTTCGCTGCTTTCTTTTTCTCTGGCTTCGCAGCAGCAGCATCAGCCGCTACTTCTTCCGCCGTTGCCGCCGTGAATGTACGTGTGTGTGATAAGATGATCTTACGCTCTTCTTTGTGGAATTCTGTTACCACGAAGTCTAACGCTTCACCTACCTCAGCCACTGTTTCGTCTGCCTTCGTTAACTGCTTCAAAGGAGCTAATCCTTCGATACCGTATGGCAATTCTAACACACCGAACTTCTCGTTCTTCGAGATGATCGTTGATTTGTGAGTTGAACCTAAAGTGAACACACTTTCAAATGTATCCCAAGGGTTTTCTTCTAATTGTTTGTGGCCTAAAGCTAAACGACGGTTGTCCGCGTCTAATTCGATCACTACAACATCTAAAGAATCACCTACTTTAACGAATTCAGATGGGTGTTTGATTTTCTTCGTCCAAGACAAGTCAGAAACGTGAACTAAACCGTCGATTCCTTCTTCTAATTCTAAGAATAAACCGAAGTTAGTTAAGTTACGAACAGTTCCTTTGTGCTTCGTACCGATCGCGTATTTCGCTAATAAATCAGTTTTAGTCCAAGGATCTTCTGTTAATTGCTTGATACCTAAAGACATCTTGCGCTCAGCACGATCTAATGTTAACACTACTGCTTCCATTTCGTCGCCTACTTTCAAGAAATCTTGTGGGTTACGTAAGTGTTGAGACCATGACATCTCAGACACGTGGATTAAACCTTCAACGCCTGGCAATACTTCTAAGAAAGCACCGTAATCAGCTACGTTAACGATTTTACCTTTTACTTTCGAACCTACTTCAGTTCCAGCAGCTAAAGCTTCCCAAGGGTGCGCTTGTAATTGCTTCATACCTAAAGAGATACGTTTTTTGTTTTCGTCGAAGTCTAATACCACCACTTGGATTTTTTGATCCAATTTCAATACCTCTTGTGGATGGTTGATACGACCCCATGAGATATCTGTGATGTGAAGTAAACCATCTACACCACCTAAATCGATGAACACACCGAAATTAGTCATGTTTTTGATCACACCTTCAAGTACTTGACCTTTATCTAAGTTCGTTAAGATCGTTTGACGTTGCGCCTCAAGATCTTTCTCGATTAATACTTTGTGAGATACAACTACGTTGTCATTTGTGTGGTTGATTTTAACCACCTTAACCTCCATGTTTTTGCCTACGAAAATATCGAAGTCACGGATAGGCTTCACATCAATTTGAGAACCAGGTAAGAATGCCTCGATTCCAAAGATATCTACGATTAAACCACCTTTTGTACGGCGCTTAACGAAACCATTTATGATCGTATCTTCTTCTAATGCTTTCTCGATGTTAGTCCATGCACCCATCACCTTAGCTAACTTACGTGACAATGTTAATTGTCCGTTTGCGTCTTCTTGGTTCTCGATGTATACTTCTACTTCGTCACCAGCTTTCAAATCCGGCATATCGCGGAATTCTGAAGCAGATACTAAACCATCAGATTTGAATCCAATGTTAATGATTACTTCACGGTCAGTCTTGCTTACTACAATACCTTTCACTACTTCCTTCTCAGTGACCGAGTTCAAGGTTGCTTCGATAGCAGCCTCCATTTTTTCTTTTTGCTCAGTAGTATAGTTACCACCGAATCCTTTTCCTTCAACTAAATCCCAGTCGAAATCTTTTGGTTGTTTTGACATATTTGTTGCCCGTTTGGCTGATCTTTTTTGATTTCGCCTACATCAACAAGCTGGGCTAACCTGCTGAAATTAAGTTTGAAACAATTTTTAAATTGGGGTGCAAAGCTACGAAGAATAATTTTATTTTCCATCTTTTGTGGTAAATTGAACGCACAAACCTCGTTAACCTATGAAATTTTGCTTTTTAGCCCTTTTTTTCTTGTCCCAAAACCTATTTGCTATGTCTAATCCCGGAAAACCTTTCGGCCAAACGCCTGCGGGCGAGTCTGTTACCTTGTATACCTTAAAGAATGCCAAAGGCATGGAAGTGCACATCATGAACTACGGCGGCATCATCCAAAAAATCCTAACGCCAGATCGCCATGGAAAAGTGGAAGATGTGGTGCTCGGATTCGAGACTTTACAAGAATACATCAAAGACACTCCCTATTTCGGAGCGATCGTGGGTCGTTTCGGAAACCGCATCGCAAATGGGAAATTTACCCTGGACGGCAAAGAATATACCCTCGCTGCCCAAAATAACGGCCAACACCTTCACGGCGGCCTCATCGGTTTTGATAAGAAAGTGTGGAAAGTAGAAGCGGCCTCCGCGCAGAGCCTAAGCTTATCCTATGTTTCCAAAGACATGGAAGAAGGATTTCCTGGTAACTTGAGCGTTAAGATGACTTATAGCTTATCTGAAGACAACGAAATAAGCATCGCCTATGAGGCGACAACGGATAAAGCAACGGTTTTAAACCTGAGCAATCACTCCTACTTTAATTTGAGCGGAAACGCGAAACGCGATATTTTGAACCAACAGGTGCAGATTGATGCGTCGCGTTTAGTAGCCGTGAATAAGGTGTTGATTCCGACAGGAGTGTTAGCGCCGGTTGCAGGAACGCCATTTGATTTTACAAAACCACAGGTGGTGGGAGATCGCATAAACGACACTTCCTCTGAGCAGATTGTGTTAGGCGGAGGCTATGATCATTGCTGGGCGTTGGACAAGCCGGCGGGATCTTATGCGAAAATAGCCACAGTGCAAGATCCAGTTTCGGGACGTAAAATGACCGTATCTACGGATCAGCCTGGGGTACAGTTCTATACGGGAAATTTCCTAGATGGACATTTGACGGGAAAATACGGGGTTCAAATCACCAAGCGTCACGGATTGTGTTTAGAGACCGAGCATTTCCCGGATTCACCTAATCAGCCAAACTTCCCGAGCACGGTTTTGCGCCCAGGTGAGGTATATAAAACGAAAACAGCCTATCAGTTTAGCGTGAACTAAAGCGTTTTCGCTTCGTTCCAATAGATATCCATTTCTGCCAAAGTCATCTCGGAAAGCGCCTGGCCATTCTCCGCCGCGCGTTTTTCGAGGTGCTGGAAGCGCTTGATGAACTTTTTGTTCGTCCGCTCCACGGCTGTTTCAGGATTGATATCGATGAATCGAGCAAAGTTCACGAGACTGAAGATCAAATCCCCCAGTTCGCCCTCTGCCTCCGCTTTTCCCGCGGCATCGAGGTCTTTACCCACAAAAGTCTCTTTGAATTCGCCCAGTTCTTCCTCCACTTTCTCCCACACCTGCTCTTTTTCTTCCCAGTCAAAACCCGCACCGCGCGCTTTTTCCTGTATCCGTATCGCCTTCACGAGCGCTGGAAGCGAACCGGGAACGCCGCCTAAAACGGACTTGTTTCCCTCTTTTAACTTCAAAGCTTCCCAATTCTGCTTTACCTGCTCCTCAGTTTCAGCGACCACATCCCCATAAATATGCGGATGGCGACTGATGAGTTTTTCGCAAACTCCGTGCAACACGTCGCTCACATCGAAAGCCCCTTTCTCCGATCCGATTTTGCTGTAGAAAACAAGGTGTAAGAAAATATCGCCTAGCTCTTTGCGGATTTCGGTTAAATCATTTTCCATAATCGCATCGGACAGCTCGTAAGTCTCCTCGATGGTTAAATGGCGTAGCGATTCAAGTGTCTGCTTCTTGTCCCAAGGGCATTTCTCCCGCAGGTCGTCCATGATGACCAATAAACGATCGAATGCCTCCGCGGCTTTGGGGTATTTCATACTAAGGATAAATACTATGGGTTTAGCGCAAACACGCGAATGTAGTCGATTTGGAATTTGTTCGGGAAGATCGTGTCATCCACGCCTTTCTGTCCGCCCCAGTTTCCACCGATCGCTAAGTTCATTAAGATATGTTGTTTCTTGTCAAAAGGCCATTGTTCCCAGCCGCCCTTTGGATTTTTGAATTCGAAATAAAGTCTGTCATCAATATAGGCACGAACATAATCTGGTGTCCAATCTACGCGGAATAAGTGGAATTCGGTGTCCCATTTGTCCAAGGTAGTCGTTGCGGTTTTTTGAGTACCTATGACGTGGTTATAGGCTTTTGTATGTACACTCGCATGAATCACGCCTGGATCATAACCCACGTGCTCTAAAATATCGATCTCGCCATTATCTGGCCAGTACTGTGAACCATAATCAGATTGACTCGCTAGCATCCAGATCGCAGGCCAGTTTCCACGGCCAGCAGGAATCTTTGCTTTGGCCTCAATACGACCATATAAGAAGTCATTTTTACCTTTTGTAACTAAACGCGCTGAGGTGTAATTACTCGTTCCTAGCTTCTCTTTAATGGCTTCGATCGTCAAAATGCCATTCTCGATGTGCGCATTTTTAATATTCGCGTTGGTATAGTTTTGGAGTTCATTATTGCCCCAGCCGCTATTTCCTACATCATATCCCCATTTCGCAGGATCTGGTAATCCGTCTTTTTCGAATTCATCCGCCCAAAAAGGCGTCGCCGCAAATGTATATTCTTTGGGTAGCGGAGCCACAAAGTTAGTCATATCGATCGCAGGCTTAACGGGTTCTTCGGATTTACAAGATATAGCGCCGAAGCTAAAGATGATGAGTGCAAGTCTTAACATAGAGAGGTTTGATTTTTGCCAAAAATAGTATTTCCTCCCGAATTATCCTCTCCATTATTCGTATATTTCGAGATGGATT encodes:
- a CDS encoding Gfo/Idh/MocA family protein, encoding MSNTSRRNFLQKAGLAAASFYIVPRHVLGKGYTAPSDKLNIMGVGGGGKGYSDIMNSYNKGAENIVAIVDVDDRQIVRIKKDLPKANYYRDFRAALDKEGSNVDAVIVSTPDHTHATIAMEAMRRKKHVYVQKPLTHDIYEARLLGEKAREMQVVTQMGNQGSSGDGVRQMMEWFDGGAIGKVKEVYVWTNRPVWPQGIPYPAAGTPAPAELDWDLWLGPAKYREYNPALLPFKWRGWWDYGTGALGDMGCHLLDPPFKVLGIRDAIDVECSVGSVFLQDWTPEYIPQGCPPSSMVTLHYGPSKKNNSPVKLTWFDGGLRAPHPDGIPSSEIIGDPDGSNGVILIGSKGIMTCGTYGMYPKVFRNGARVDESELPKASLARVKGGDGGHNTQWVEACKAGFGNMEVSSPFDYAAPFTESVLMGNLAIRSYMLREGEGRNAKFTGRQKLEWDAKNMRITNFDAANQFVKREYRNGWTL
- the rpsA gene encoding 30S ribosomal protein S1, whose product is MSKQPKDFDWDLVEGKGFGGNYTTEQKEKMEAAIEATLNSVTEKEVVKGIVVSKTDREVIINIGFKSDGLVSASEFRDMPDLKAGDEVEVYIENQEDANGQLTLSRKLAKVMGAWTNIEKALEEDTIINGFVKRRTKGGLIVDIFGIEAFLPGSQIDVKPIRDFDIFVGKNMEVKVVKINHTNDNVVVSHKVLIEKDLEAQRQTILTNLDKGQVLEGVIKNMTNFGVFIDLGGVDGLLHITDISWGRINHPQEVLKLDQKIQVVVLDFDENKKRISLGMKQLQAHPWEALAAGTEVGSKVKGKIVNVADYGAFLEVLPGVEGLIHVSEMSWSQHLRNPQDFLKVGDEMEAVVLTLDRAERKMSLGIKQLTEDPWTKTDLLAKYAIGTKHKGTVRNLTNFGLFLELEEGIDGLVHVSDLSWTKKIKHPSEFVKVGDSLDVVVIELDADNRRLALGHKQLEENPWDTFESVFTLGSTHKSTIISKNEKFGVLELPYGIEGLAPLKQLTKADETVAEVGEALDFVVTEFHKEERKIILSHTRTFTAATAEEVAADAAAAKPEKKKAAKSADKPANVTAEKSTMGDIGALSALKEQMEGAEREQAIKKLEKKSKKAE
- a CDS encoding aldose epimerase family protein, which codes for MSNPGKPFGQTPAGESVTLYTLKNAKGMEVHIMNYGGIIQKILTPDRHGKVEDVVLGFETLQEYIKDTPYFGAIVGRFGNRIANGKFTLDGKEYTLAAQNNGQHLHGGLIGFDKKVWKVEAASAQSLSLSYVSKDMEEGFPGNLSVKMTYSLSEDNEISIAYEATTDKATVLNLSNHSYFNLSGNAKRDILNQQVQIDASRLVAVNKVLIPTGVLAPVAGTPFDFTKPQVVGDRINDTSSEQIVLGGGYDHCWALDKPAGSYAKIATVQDPVSGRKMTVSTDQPGVQFYTGNFLDGHLTGKYGVQITKRHGLCLETEHFPDSPNQPNFPSTVLRPGEVYKTKTAYQFSVN
- the mazG gene encoding nucleoside triphosphate pyrophosphohydrolase is translated as MKYPKAAEAFDRLLVIMDDLREKCPWDKKQTLESLRHLTIEETYELSDAIMENDLTEIRKELGDIFLHLVFYSKIGSEKGAFDVSDVLHGVCEKLISRHPHIYGDVVAETEEQVKQNWEALKLKEGNKSVLGGVPGSLPALVKAIRIQEKARGAGFDWEEKEQVWEKVEEELGEFKETFVGKDLDAAGKAEAEGELGDLIFSLVNFARFIDINPETAVERTNKKFIKRFQHLEKRAAENGQALSEMTLAEMDIYWNEAKTL
- a CDS encoding glycoside hydrolase family 16 protein, which codes for MLRLALIIFSFGAISCKSEEPVKPAIDMTNFVAPLPKEYTFAATPFWADEFEKDGLPDPAKWGYDVGNSGWGNNELQNYTNANIKNAHIENGILTIEAIKEKLGTSNYTSARLVTKGKNDFLYGRIEAKAKIPAGRGNWPAIWMLASQSDYGSQYWPDNGEIDILEHVGYDPGVIHASVHTKAYNHVIGTQKTATTTLDKWDTEFHLFRVDWTPDYVRAYIDDRLYFEFKNPKGGWEQWPFDKKQHILMNLAIGGNWGGQKGVDDTIFPNKFQIDYIRVFALNP